Proteins found in one Palaeococcus ferrophilus DSM 13482 genomic segment:
- a CDS encoding COG2426 family protein, which translates to MNNLSEVFLLSLIPTFEGRYAIVYGIGKGYPLWGTLLAATLGVLLLSFVLPAVLPYIDRFMLWLEGTPLRKVAPLYLYYLEGVRIKAHPYVERWGFIGLVIFVAVPLPGTGVWTGSLAAYLFAIERRQTVPALILGGLLSMGITIGPALGVFG; encoded by the coding sequence TTGAATAATCTCAGTGAGGTCTTCCTGCTCTCGCTGATTCCGACTTTTGAGGGGCGCTACGCGATAGTCTACGGCATCGGGAAGGGGTATCCTCTCTGGGGAACCCTTCTAGCGGCCACCCTCGGTGTTCTGCTCCTTTCCTTCGTTCTCCCGGCGGTTCTGCCGTACATAGACAGGTTCATGCTCTGGCTGGAGGGAACGCCCCTCAGAAAGGTGGCCCCCCTCTACCTGTACTACCTTGAGGGCGTTAGAATCAAGGCGCATCCTTACGTGGAGAGGTGGGGGTTCATAGGTCTCGTAATCTTCGTTGCCGTCCCCCTGCCGGGAACTGGCGTCTGGACAGGCTCTCTAGCAGCCTACCTCTTTGCCATCGAGAGGAGACAGACAGTTCCAGCTTTAATCCTCGGCGGACTGTTGAGCATGGGGATAACCATAGGGCCGGCGCTGGGAGTGTTTGGATAG
- a CDS encoding phosphatase PAP2 family protein, with the protein MEWLGSFNGANAWANSALPHGGSLVNILTDTGSFAAVVLYILVFIAWDVVKRGKLSRFTLEVGITIVASMVAVGLLKVLTGVPRPGEAQVHWNLLESLKNADYFAFPSGHTARAAVLAYFFAGRWKKLWPLWWGWALAIALSRLLLHVHWFSDVLFSLVLGPWTGMAVELTESLWLPYYRRIVRGLKLGVFDVE; encoded by the coding sequence CATGGGCGAACTCTGCGCTTCCCCACGGAGGCTCCCTTGTTAACATTCTCACCGATACGGGGAGCTTCGCCGCAGTTGTGCTTTACATCCTAGTATTTATTGCCTGGGACGTTGTAAAGCGGGGAAAGCTGAGCCGCTTCACCCTTGAGGTGGGCATTACAATAGTGGCCTCGATGGTTGCGGTGGGCCTGCTCAAGGTTCTGACCGGCGTCCCCCGGCCGGGTGAGGCCCAGGTTCACTGGAACCTGCTAGAATCCCTGAAGAACGCCGACTACTTTGCCTTCCCCTCAGGCCACACGGCCAGGGCCGCGGTGCTCGCCTACTTTTTTGCCGGGCGCTGGAAGAAGCTCTGGCCGCTCTGGTGGGGCTGGGCTTTGGCCATAGCCCTCTCAAGGCTCCTACTCCATGTGCACTGGTTCAGCGACGTCCTCTTTTCATTGGTGCTCGGCCCGTGGACGGGCATGGCCGTGGAACTCACCGAAAGCCTGTGGCTCCCCTACTACCGGCGGATAGTCAGAGGTCTCAAACTGGGGGTGTTTGACGTTGAATAA